A window of the Planctomycetota bacterium genome harbors these coding sequences:
- a CDS encoding GDP-L-fucose synthase has protein sequence MDLAEKRVVVTGGAGFLGRAVCRVLRQRGVSDTRLFVPRRREFNLTLESDVERLYATARPQVVIHLAAEVGGIGANMAEPGRFFFANMSMGMHLVEHARRHDVEQFVHTGTVCAYPKYCPIPFREETIWDGYPEETNAPYGIAKKAIFVMLDGYRRQYGMRGTVVVPVNLYGPWDNFDPSTSHVIPALIRKCEEARVAGADEIVCWGTGDATREFLFVDDAAEAIVTAAEIIEEPIPINLGGGTEISIRDLVTKVAAVCGYTGRIVWDATKPNGQPRRALDISRAEELLGWRPKQDFDRGLAATVRWWREHGSAE, from the coding sequence ATCGATCTGGCCGAGAAACGTGTCGTCGTCACCGGTGGTGCCGGTTTTCTCGGGCGGGCCGTATGCCGCGTCCTGCGACAGCGAGGTGTCAGCGATACCCGGCTGTTCGTGCCGCGCCGTCGGGAGTTCAACCTGACGCTCGAGAGCGACGTCGAGCGGCTGTATGCGACGGCACGCCCCCAGGTGGTGATCCATCTGGCTGCCGAGGTCGGTGGAATCGGCGCGAACATGGCCGAGCCAGGGCGGTTTTTCTTCGCCAACATGTCAATGGGCATGCATCTGGTCGAGCATGCCCGCCGTCATGACGTCGAGCAATTCGTCCATACCGGAACCGTCTGTGCCTATCCGAAGTACTGCCCGATCCCATTTCGCGAGGAGACGATTTGGGACGGGTATCCGGAGGAGACGAACGCTCCTTACGGGATCGCGAAGAAAGCAATCTTCGTCATGCTCGACGGCTACCGTAGGCAGTACGGGATGCGTGGGACCGTGGTTGTCCCGGTGAATCTGTACGGACCGTGGGACAACTTCGATCCCTCGACCAGCCACGTCATTCCGGCCCTGATCCGTAAATGCGAGGAGGCGCGAGTCGCCGGCGCCGATGAGATCGTCTGCTGGGGCACCGGCGATGCGACCCGTGAGTTTCTCTTCGTAGATGATGCTGCCGAGGCGATCGTCACAGCGGCAGAGATCATCGAAGAACCGATTCCCATCAATCTCGGGGGTGGCACGGAGATCTCGATCCGGGATCTGGTGACGAAAGTCGCTGCCGTGTGCGGGTATACGGGGCGAATCGTTTGGGATGCCACGAAGCCGAACGGTCAACCGCGGCGTGCGCTCGACATCTCCCGGGCAGAGGAGCTCCTTGGCTGGCGGCCGAAACAGGATTTCGATCGGGGCCTCGCCGCCACCGTGCGCTGGTGGCGGGAACATGGTTCGGCCGAGTGA
- the gmd gene encoding GDP-mannose 4,6-dehydratase, which yields MRRTQRAIVTGITGQDGSYLAELLLAKGYEVHGLVRRSSTFGTQRIEHLYRDVHDTDRPLQLHYGDMSDGNALSRLIREIRPTEVYNLAAQSHVRVSFDQPTYTADVTAVGTLRLLEAIRDYQDAMGEQVRFYQASSSEMYGKVVEVPQTEATPFYPRSPYGVAKVYAHWITVNYRESYGLHASCGILFNHESPRRGETFVTRKITRAATRIKLGLQQKLYLGNLDARRDWGFAGDYVEAMWLMLQQDTPDDYVVATDETHSVQEFCEKAFAAVGLDYRDHVEVDPRYYRPAEVDLLLGSAKKARERLGWQPRVSFDELVAMMVKGDMEIAHKEGVLAANCADPGLHFR from the coding sequence GTGCGACGAACTCAGCGGGCGATCGTCACGGGGATCACGGGCCAGGATGGGTCGTATCTGGCCGAATTGCTGCTTGCGAAGGGATACGAGGTTCATGGGCTCGTCCGGCGTTCCAGCACGTTCGGTACCCAGCGGATCGAGCACCTCTATCGCGACGTCCACGACACCGATCGACCGTTGCAACTGCACTACGGCGACATGTCCGACGGTAACGCGCTGTCGCGCCTGATCCGTGAGATCCGGCCGACCGAGGTTTACAACCTCGCTGCCCAGAGCCACGTTCGCGTCAGTTTCGATCAGCCGACATACACGGCTGACGTGACGGCAGTGGGGACGTTGCGCCTTCTCGAGGCGATTCGCGACTACCAGGACGCCATGGGCGAGCAGGTGCGGTTCTACCAGGCGTCCAGTTCGGAGATGTACGGGAAGGTCGTCGAAGTGCCGCAGACCGAGGCGACCCCCTTTTATCCGAGGAGTCCTTACGGCGTTGCCAAGGTCTACGCTCATTGGATCACCGTCAACTACCGCGAAAGCTACGGGCTGCACGCTTCGTGCGGCATCCTCTTCAACCATGAAAGTCCGCGGCGTGGTGAGACGTTTGTGACGCGGAAGATCACCCGGGCTGCGACGCGGATCAAGCTTGGCCTCCAGCAGAAGCTTTACCTCGGGAATCTTGACGCCCGCCGCGACTGGGGATTCGCCGGCGACTACGTCGAGGCGATGTGGCTGATGCTGCAACAGGACACCCCCGATGATTACGTCGTCGCCACTGACGAGACGCACTCGGTGCAGGAGTTTTGTGAGAAGGCCTTCGCGGCTGTCGGGCTGGATTACCGGGATCATGTCGAAGTCGATCCCCGGTATTACCGCCCTGCCGAGGTGGATCTTCTCCTCGGCTCCGCGAAGAAGGCGCGGGAGCGCCTCGGGTGGCAGCCGCGTGTTTCGTTCGACGAGTTGGTGGCGATGATGGTCAAGGGCGACATGGAGATCGCGCACAAGGAAGGCGTGTTGGCGGCCAACTGCGCGGATCCCGGCCTCCATTTCCGATGA
- a CDS encoding exosortase-associated EpsI family protein: MFNERARAVIPLVIAAAFVAVVTAVQGVWTERWSDRDIAGELKVSAMILEEAFPAEIGPWKYVDDVESSQEQLERAGAVGHVSRLYQNNDTGAKVAAFVICATPHDASGHTPDRCYPAAGFEIAETEHRETITLEDGRRAEAFVGTFRKTGQTIRVYWTYGVRGEWLAPQIARIELAGTAAVYKLYAIIDQTAVSAPQSSGICREFLSVMLPAFDRAVAERLDTKPADSTAESTATGSVVRSADAGIPHGSGATAAGGGG; the protein is encoded by the coding sequence ATGTTCAACGAACGGGCAAGAGCCGTGATCCCGTTGGTCATCGCCGCCGCATTCGTGGCCGTCGTCACCGCGGTCCAGGGTGTTTGGACCGAGCGCTGGTCGGATCGCGATATCGCCGGTGAGTTGAAGGTCAGCGCGATGATCCTCGAGGAGGCCTTTCCCGCCGAGATTGGGCCTTGGAAGTATGTCGACGACGTCGAGTCGAGTCAGGAGCAGCTGGAGCGCGCCGGTGCCGTCGGACATGTTTCGCGGCTCTATCAAAACAACGACACCGGCGCGAAAGTCGCGGCCTTCGTGATTTGTGCAACGCCCCACGATGCCTCGGGGCACACCCCTGATCGCTGCTACCCCGCCGCGGGGTTCGAGATCGCGGAGACGGAGCACCGCGAGACGATCACCCTCGAAGACGGCCGGCGTGCGGAGGCGTTCGTGGGCACGTTTCGGAAGACCGGCCAGACCATCCGGGTGTATTGGACCTATGGAGTGCGTGGCGAATGGCTTGCTCCGCAGATCGCGCGGATCGAACTTGCCGGCACGGCAGCGGTGTACAAGCTGTATGCGATCATCGATCAGACCGCGGTCAGTGCGCCGCAGTCGAGCGGAATCTGCCGGGAGTTTCTGTCGGTGATGCTGCCTGCATTCGACCGTGCGGTCGCGGAGCGTCTTGACACGAAGCCCGCTGATTCAACCGCCGAGTCGACGGCAACCGGATCTGTGGTTCGCTCCGCGGATGCCGGCATTCCGCATGGGAGCGGCGCGACAGCGGCTGGCGGCGGGGGGTGA